A single Dehalococcoidia bacterium DNA region contains:
- the ilvC gene encoding ketol-acid reductoisomerase: MVKMYYDKDAKLELLKGKTIGIIGFGSQGHAHSQNLKESGCKVIVGELKNSVPWKAAVKAGLEVVTAEQAAKASDIIMMLVPDQLQKEIYKSSVEANLKKGKVLMFAHGFNIHYGQIVPPKDVDVTMIAPKSPGHMVRRLYTEKSGVPALVAVYQDASGKAKQMALAYAKGIGCTRAGVIETTFAEETETDLFGEQAVLCGGITSLIKAGFETLVDAGYQPEIAYFEVCHELKLIIDLIYQGGFEYMRYSVSDTAEYGDYSRGPRVIDDYVREEMAQILAEIQDGSFAREWILENQAGRPVFNAARRNEAEHEIEEVGKKLRAMMPWLKGK; this comes from the coding sequence ATGGTGAAGATGTACTACGATAAGGACGCCAAGCTGGAACTGCTCAAGGGCAAAACCATCGGCATAATCGGCTTCGGCAGCCAGGGGCATGCGCACTCGCAGAACCTGAAGGAGAGCGGATGCAAGGTCATCGTGGGCGAGCTTAAGAACAGCGTCCCATGGAAGGCCGCGGTCAAGGCCGGCCTGGAAGTGGTCACAGCCGAGCAGGCGGCCAAGGCCTCCGATATCATCATGATGCTGGTGCCGGATCAGCTGCAGAAAGAGATATACAAGAGCTCTGTTGAAGCCAACCTGAAGAAGGGCAAGGTGCTCATGTTCGCGCACGGCTTCAATATCCACTACGGGCAGATAGTGCCGCCCAAGGACGTGGATGTCACAATGATAGCTCCAAAGTCGCCGGGACACATGGTCCGGAGGCTCTATACCGAGAAGTCGGGAGTGCCGGCCCTTGTCGCGGTATATCAGGATGCGTCCGGCAAGGCCAAGCAGATGGCGCTGGCCTATGCCAAGGGCATCGGCTGCACACGCGCCGGTGTCATAGAGACCACATTCGCGGAAGAGACCGAGACCGATCTGTTCGGCGAGCAGGCGGTGCTCTGCGGAGGCATAACATCGTTGATCAAGGCCGGATTCGAGACGCTGGTCGATGCCGGTTACCAGCCGGAGATCGCTTATTTCGAGGTTTGCCATGAGTTGAAGCTGATAATCGATCTTATATACCAGGGCGGTTTCGAGTACATGCGCTACTCGGTTAGCGATACCGCGGAATACGGCGATTACTCCCGCGGCCCGCGCGTGATCGATGACTACGTTCGTGAAGAGATGGCTCAGATACTTGCCGAGATTCAGGACGGCTCCTTCGCGCGTGAGTGGATACTGGAGAATCAGGCGGGACGGCCTGTTTTCAACGCGGCGCGGCGCAACGAGGCAGAGCATGAGATTGAAGAGGTCGGCAAGAAGCTGCGGGCCATGATGCCGTGGCTCAAGGGGAAATAG
- a CDS encoding 2-isopropylmalate synthase: protein MDKVIIFDTTLRDGEQAPGATLNLNEKLEIALQLEKLGVDVIEAGFPIASPDDFEAVRLISEKVKKSSVCALTHANAEAVDRAWEAVKGAKKPRIHVFLSTSDYHLNFQLKMSQEKALKLACDMVKRAKKYTNDVEFSPMDATRTQPSFLYKVVEATIAAGARTVNIPDTVGYTTPDEFGGLIKGIFKHVPNVGKAVISVHCHDDLGMAVANSLAAVKAGARQVECTVNGIGERAGNASMEEIVMAIKTRHDFFGTATNIDTTQIYRTSRLVSEITGFVVPPNKAVVGGNAFRHESGIHQDGVIKKAITYEIMDPQTVGWPSNKLVLGKHSGRHALKKKLEELGYTLSDEELARAFAAFKQLADKKKEVTNRDLESLLAEDKRTVSETYRLEQVQVSCGDRNIPTATVKLVAPDGKVVADAALGTGPIDAIYKAINRLVGVPNKLIEFSVTSVTEGIDAMGEVTIRIESDGMVYLGRGADTDIIVASAKAYVNALNRLIAAKGI, encoded by the coding sequence ATGGACAAGGTTATTATTTTTGATACCACTCTTCGTGACGGGGAGCAGGCTCCCGGCGCAACCCTCAATCTCAACGAGAAGCTCGAGATAGCGCTTCAACTGGAAAAGCTCGGCGTAGATGTCATCGAGGCCGGCTTCCCCATCGCCTCGCCCGACGATTTCGAGGCGGTGCGCCTCATATCGGAAAAGGTTAAGAAATCCTCGGTATGCGCCCTGACTCATGCAAACGCGGAGGCTGTTGACCGCGCGTGGGAGGCGGTGAAGGGCGCCAAGAAGCCGCGAATACATGTGTTTCTCTCGACGTCTGACTATCACCTTAACTTTCAGCTGAAAATGAGCCAGGAGAAAGCCCTGAAGCTGGCATGCGATATGGTCAAGCGCGCCAAGAAGTACACTAACGATGTGGAGTTCTCGCCGATGGATGCCACCCGCACCCAGCCGTCATTCCTCTATAAAGTCGTGGAAGCGACGATCGCTGCCGGCGCCAGGACGGTCAATATACCGGATACGGTCGGTTACACCACGCCCGACGAGTTCGGCGGCCTGATAAAGGGCATATTCAAGCATGTTCCGAATGTCGGCAAGGCCGTCATCAGCGTGCACTGCCACGATGACCTGGGCATGGCGGTAGCCAACAGCCTGGCCGCGGTCAAGGCCGGCGCCCGGCAGGTGGAGTGCACCGTTAACGGCATCGGGGAGCGCGCCGGAAACGCTTCGATGGAAGAGATCGTGATGGCCATAAAGACACGCCACGATTTCTTCGGTACGGCGACGAATATAGATACGACGCAGATATACAGGACCAGCCGTCTCGTCAGCGAGATAACCGGTTTCGTAGTGCCGCCGAACAAGGCCGTAGTCGGCGGAAACGCCTTCCGCCACGAGTCCGGCATACACCAGGACGGCGTGATAAAGAAAGCCATAACCTATGAGATCATGGATCCGCAGACGGTGGGATGGCCGTCTAACAAGCTGGTGCTGGGCAAGCACAGCGGACGCCACGCCCTGAAGAAAAAGCTCGAGGAGCTGGGCTACACCCTGAGCGATGAGGAGCTGGCGCGCGCTTTCGCAGCTTTTAAACAGCTTGCCGACAAGAAGAAGGAGGTCACCAACAGGGACCTTGAATCGCTGCTCGCCGAAGACAAACGCACCGTATCGGAGACATACCGGCTGGAGCAGGTTCAGGTATCATGCGGCGACCGTAATATTCCCACGGCCACGGTCAAGCTCGTTGCTCCCGACGGGAAGGTGGTAGCCGATGCCGCGCTGGGCACCGGGCCGATCGACGCTATTTACAAGGCCATCAACCGTCTCGTGGGCGTGCCCAACAAGCTCATCGAGTTCAGCGTCACCTCGGTGACGGAGGGCATCGATGCCATGGGCGAGGTTACCATCAGGATAGAGAGCGATGGCATGGTTTACCTCGGACGCGGCGCGGATACCGATATAATAGTAGCGTCTGCAAAGGCTTACGTTAACGCTTTAAACCGCCTCATAGCAGCGAAGGGCATATAG
- the leuC gene encoding 3-isopropylmalate dehydratase large subunit, translated as MSGSNIAEKILAAHSGKKRVHPGEFLDVRVDLVLANDITAPISIKEFERIGVKKVFDSKKIVMVADHFVPNKDIASAEQAKLMREFARKHGVVYYEAGCGGIEHVLLPEQGLVLPGDVVVGADSHTCTYGALGAFATGMGSTDIAAAMATGEVWMKVPSTIKFVFNGRLKKWVGGKDLILYTIGKIGVDGARYHAMEFCGKAIDSLSVEGRLTMANMAIEAGGKAGLFRVDDKTKVYLKGRTKRKYCAYEPDADAVYERVLEYDASKIEPQVAFPHLPSKTKPISKVGNVKIDQSVIGSCTNGRIEDLQVAADVIGKRKVHRDVRLVVIPGTQEVYLEAMRRGLIETFIKAGAAVSTPTCGPCLGGYMGVLAAGEKCISTTNRNFVGRMGSNKSEVYLANPAIAAASAIAGRIASPEEIR; from the coding sequence ATGAGCGGATCAAACATAGCGGAAAAGATACTGGCCGCGCACAGCGGCAAGAAAAGAGTTCATCCGGGCGAGTTCCTGGACGTCAGGGTCGATCTTGTACTGGCCAACGATATTACGGCTCCGATATCGATAAAGGAGTTCGAGCGCATCGGCGTGAAGAAGGTCTTCGACTCGAAGAAGATCGTGATGGTGGCCGATCATTTCGTGCCGAATAAGGACATCGCCTCCGCCGAGCAGGCCAAGCTCATGCGCGAGTTCGCCCGCAAACACGGGGTGGTTTACTACGAGGCGGGCTGCGGAGGCATTGAGCACGTGCTGCTGCCGGAGCAGGGGCTGGTGCTCCCCGGCGATGTGGTGGTGGGCGCCGATTCGCACACATGCACGTACGGCGCGCTGGGCGCTTTCGCCACGGGCATGGGCTCTACCGACATCGCCGCGGCTATGGCCACGGGGGAGGTCTGGATGAAGGTGCCTTCGACGATAAAGTTCGTCTTCAACGGCAGGCTTAAGAAGTGGGTCGGCGGCAAGGATTTGATACTGTACACCATCGGCAAGATCGGTGTCGACGGCGCGCGCTACCACGCCATGGAGTTCTGCGGCAAGGCTATCGATTCGTTATCCGTCGAGGGCCGTCTCACTATGGCCAACATGGCCATCGAGGCCGGAGGCAAGGCGGGACTGTTCCGCGTCGACGATAAAACCAAGGTGTATCTCAAGGGCCGGACGAAGCGCAAGTATTGCGCCTATGAGCCTGATGCGGATGCGGTTTATGAGCGCGTCCTCGAATACGATGCGTCCAAGATCGAACCGCAGGTGGCCTTCCCGCACCTGCCGTCGAAGACCAAGCCGATAAGCAAGGTCGGGAACGTAAAGATCGACCAGTCAGTTATCGGGAGCTGCACCAACGGCCGAATCGAGGACCTGCAGGTGGCCGCCGACGTCATCGGGAAGCGAAAGGTTCACCGCGATGTAAGGCTCGTCGTCATACCCGGCACGCAGGAGGTTTACCTCGAAGCGATGCGCCGCGGCCTTATCGAGACGTTCATCAAAGCGGGCGCGGCGGTGAGCACCCCGACGTGCGGGCCGTGCCTGGGCGGCTACATGGGTGTGCTGGCTGCGGGAGAGAAGTGTATCTCGACGACGAACCGCAATTTCGTGGGGCGCATGGGCAGCAACAAGTCCGAGGTTTATCTGGCTAATCCAGCTATAGCCGCCGCCAGCGCGATAGCGGGCAGGATCGCGAGCCCGGAGGAGATTAGATAG